TTCAATGGGATCCTCTATGGTCAAAACATTTTTGCCCAAGAGGTCCAGAGTCATCAAACCGGCTACCAGAGTGGTGGACTTTCCAGAACCAGTAGGCCCAGTAAGAAGAACAATACCAAAAGGTTCGGCAAAGGCCTGCTGAATCAGACTTAGATCCTCAGGTAAAAAGCCCAAGGATTCCAAGCTGAAGCTGGCCCTTTCCTGAGAGAGAAGACGTAGAACTATGTTCTCGCCATAAGGCGTCACCACAGAGGAGGCGCGAATGTCATAACTTCTATTCAAAATTCTGGCAGTCCAGCGTCCGTCCTGTGGCAGCCTTTGTTCTGAAATATCCATGCCGGCCTGAAGTTTGATGGCTGTGATAATTCGTTTAAGCTGGACCGGAAAAAAATACTCGTTTCTTAAAACCCCATCAACACGGAAAGCTACACTAATGCCATTGCTCATTGGACGAATATGAATGTCTGTTGTTCTTCTCTTCACTGCCAACAAAAGAAGATGCTGAATAAAACTGTCAGGGCTAACTGTCATCCTGGTGTCGGCAGCAAGTACTTCAGCTTCTCTCTGGATAATAGACTCAACAGGGTTTTCCAAAAAATAAAAGTAGTTATAGATAGAAGTAACAACCTGTGTTTCTTCCGCCAGAACAAATCGAGGTCTTTTGCCTGTAAAACGAAGACAGGACTGTTCAATATTTTGGTTTGGCAAGTCCGAGGTCGCAATGAGGATATGATTGCCTTCCTGACGTAAAGGGAAAAAATACTGATTAAGACAAACGTTCCGATTAAATCTCTTCAAAATTGCCGGGTCTGGCTGCTCTCTGGATAGATCCATATATTCCAGTCCTAATTGCTCGGCTACGGTTTTAACCAGATCATATTCACTAACCAAGCCAACTCGGGTGAGTACCTGTCCTAACTTCTCTTTTGTAACCTTTTGCACCTGCAGGGCATAGTGCAAATGTTTATCTTCAATAAGGCCTTTCTCGATTAAAAGATCTCCAAGACGTAGAGGCTTGGACATTTTATTTAGCTCCTCTCTGTTCCAGCCAAAATAAAGTGATGTGATCCGGATAACCTGTCACAGGTAAACCACAATCTCTTTGAAAATCACTAATAGCAACCCAGGTTTTTTTTCCTGCTATCCCGTCAACTCTACCCGTATGATAACCAAGTTTACGAAGGAGAGTTTGCAAAATAGTAATTTCAGGACCTTTTGCCC
This region of Desulfovulcanus ferrireducens genomic DNA includes:
- a CDS encoding GspE/PulE family protein, which codes for MSKPLRLGDLLIEKGLIEDKHLHYALQVQKVTKEKLGQVLTRVGLVSEYDLVKTVAEQLGLEYMDLSREQPDPAILKRFNRNVCLNQYFFPLRQEGNHILIATSDLPNQNIEQSCLRFTGKRPRFVLAEETQVVTSIYNYFYFLENPVESIIQREAEVLAADTRMTVSPDSFIQHLLLLAVKRRTTDIHIRPMSNGISVAFRVDGVLRNEYFFPVQLKRIITAIKLQAGMDISEQRLPQDGRWTARILNRSYDIRASSVVTPYGENIVLRLLSQERASFSLESLGFLPEDLSLIQQAFAEPFGIVLLTGPTGSGKSTTLVAGLMTLDLLGKNVLTIEDPIEYVVPLARQTQVNEAAGYDFANAMRYFLRHDPDVILVGEMRDELTTKTAMTAANTGHLVLSTLHTNTALGAIARLQNLNVDNLTIAESLVCVVSQRLVRTVCKHCRQPYVPSAEEKAYLKEDVDQLYRGAGCDSCAQSGYLGRTLVYEILLLDSELRSLLERGVPIYELAQTIKQKGFKSMFDIGVAKIKAGLTTLEEIKRVLGTTRY